A single region of the Micropterus dolomieu isolate WLL.071019.BEF.003 ecotype Adirondacks linkage group LG02, ASM2129224v1, whole genome shotgun sequence genome encodes:
- the trip10a gene encoding cdc42-interacting protein 4 homolog isoform X2 has product MDWGTELWDQYDIIEKHTQSGLELVEKYVKFVKERTEIEQNYAKQLRNLSKKYNLKRSSKDEPECRFSSYQSFLDILNEMNDYAGQRELIAENMMMSICIDLTKYLQELKQERKTYLMEAKKAQQSLESTYKQLDSSKKRFEREWREAERAAQYAEKTDQDINATKADVEKAKQQAHMRAHVAEECKNDYAAQLQKYNKEQNQFYFSDMPLIFNKLQDLDERRVRKLAQGYILFSDTEKHVMPIIGKCLEGITKAGTNVNERNDSMVVIEQNKSGFERPGDVEFEDYSQGINRASSDSSLGTPKGPMDLLGKNKSKNFWLFSKRSKLSPSTLPPFSTPPAPSPANGPPSPKFGRDPLSYCLKEINKTVKPRISSFRTLRRSPTVTEDFTHLPPEQRRKRLQQKLDEICKELQKEVDQSEALGKMKDVYEKNPQMGDPASLASQISQTSQNIERLRGELNKYETWLAEAGGRGDTVRYKTHTFNNNGAHDGLSPDGAQSDESTPDPSQAIYAEFDDDFEDEELTAPIGKCTAMYNFPGASEGTISMQEGEVLAVVEEDKGDGWTRVRRSNGDEGYIPTSYVTICLNK; this is encoded by the exons GACCAATATGACATCATTGAGAAGCACACACAGTCTGGCCTGGAGCTGGTGGAGAAGTATGTAAAATTTGTGAAGGAGAGGACAGAGATTGAGCAAAACTATGCCAAACAACTGAG GAACCTTTCCAAGAAATATAACCTAAAACGAAGCAGCAAAGATGAACCAGAGTGCAG GTTTTCCAGCTACCAGTCTTTCTTGGACATCCTGAATGAGATGAACGACTACGCAGGGCAGAGAGAGCTCATTGCTGAGAACATGATGATGAGCATTTGCATCGATCTCACCAAGTACCTGCAAGAGCTCAAGCAGGAACGCAAGACG TATCTCATGGAggccaagaaggcccagcagagttTGGAGAGCACCTACAAGCAGCTCGACAGT AGTAAAAAGCGGTTTGAGAGGGAATGGAGAGAAGCGGAGCGTGCAGCACAGTACGCAGAGAAGACTGATCAAGACATCAATGCCACAAAGGCGGATGTTGAAAAA GCCAAACAACAGGCTCATATGAGAGCACATGTAGCGGAGGAGTGTAAGAACGACTACGCTGCTCAGCTTCAGAAATACAACAAGGAGCAGAACCAGTTCTATTTTAGTGATATGCCACTCATTTTCAAT AAATTACAGGATCTGGATGAGAGGCGAGTACGGAAGTTGGCGCAAGGCTACATCTTGTTCTCAGACACAGAGAAGCATGTGATGCCTATCATTGGCAAGTGCCTGGAAGGCATTACTAAAGCTGGCACTAATGTTAATGAGAGAAAT GACTCCATGGTCGTAATAGAGCAGAACAAATCAGGCTTTGAACGTCCTGGAGATGTAGAGTTTGAAGACTACAGTCAAGGGATCAACCGTGCCTCATCTGACAGTAGCCTGGGCACACCTAAAGGCCCCATGGATCTTCTGGGAAAGAACAAGAGCAAAAACTTCTGGCTTTTCAGCAAGAGGAGTAAG CTCTCTCCCTCCACGCTCCCACCTTTCTCCACACCCCCCGCCCCCTCGCCCGCTAACGGACCCCCTTCCCCCAAGTTTGGCCGGGACCCCCTGTCGTACTGTTTGAAGGAGATCAATAAGACAGTCAAACCCAGAATCTCTTCCTTCCGGACACTCAGGAGATCG CCTACGGTGACCGAGGACTTCACCCATCTTCCACCAGAGCAACGCAGGAAGAGGTTACAGCAGAAACTAGATGAAATTTGCAAAGAGTTGCAAAAGGAAGTAGATCAGag cGAGGCCCTGGGGAAGATGAAAGATGTTTATGAGAAAAATCCTCAAATGGGAGACCCTGCTAGTCTGGCATCCCAAATCAGTCAGACATCACAAAATATAGAGCGGCTCAGAGGAGAGCTCAACAAGTATGAG ACATGGCTGGCGGAGGCAGGAGGTCGAGGGGACACAGTGCGCTATAAAACTCACACCTTCAACAACAACGGAGCTCATGATGGACTCAG CCCTGATGGCGCTCAGTCCGACGAAAGCACACCTGATCCTTCCCAGGCCATTTACGCTGAGTTTGATGATGACTTTGAGGACGAGGAGCTAACTGCTCCTATTGGGAAATGCACAGCCATGTACAACTTCCCTG GTGCCAGTGAAGGGACCATCTCTATGCAGGAGGGGGAGGTGCTGGCCGTGGTAGAGGAGGACAAAGGGGATGGCTGGACCCGTGTCCGTAGGAGCAATGGGGATGAAGGCTACATACCTACATCTTATGTCACCATCTGTCTAAATAAATGA
- the trip10a gene encoding cdc42-interacting protein 4 homolog isoform X3 has product MDWGTELWDQYDIIEKHTQSGLELVEKYVKFVKERTEIEQNYAKQLRNLSKKYNLKRSSKDEPECRFSSYQSFLDILNEMNDYAGQRELIAENMMMSICIDLTKYLQELKQERKTYLMEAKKAQQSLESTYKQLDSSKKRFEREWREAERAAQYAEKTDQDINATKADVEKAKQQAHMRAHVAEECKNDYAAQLQKYNKEQNQFYFSDMPLIFNKLQDLDERRVRKLAQGYILFSDTEKHVMPIIGKCLEGITKAGTNVNERNDSMVVIEQNKSGFERPGDVEFEDYSQGINRASSDSSLGTPKGPMDLLGKNKSKNFWLFSKRSKKFTPERITPTVTEDFTHLPPEQRRKRLQQKLDEICKELQKEVDQSEALGKMKDVYEKNPQMGDPASLASQISQTSQNIERLRGELNKYETWLAEAGGRGDTVRYKTHTFNNNGAHDGLSPDGAQSDESTPDPSQAIYAEFDDDFEDEELTAPIGKCTAMYNFPGASEGTISMQEGEVLAVVEEDKGDGWTRVRRSNGDEGYIPTSYVTICLNK; this is encoded by the exons GACCAATATGACATCATTGAGAAGCACACACAGTCTGGCCTGGAGCTGGTGGAGAAGTATGTAAAATTTGTGAAGGAGAGGACAGAGATTGAGCAAAACTATGCCAAACAACTGAG GAACCTTTCCAAGAAATATAACCTAAAACGAAGCAGCAAAGATGAACCAGAGTGCAG GTTTTCCAGCTACCAGTCTTTCTTGGACATCCTGAATGAGATGAACGACTACGCAGGGCAGAGAGAGCTCATTGCTGAGAACATGATGATGAGCATTTGCATCGATCTCACCAAGTACCTGCAAGAGCTCAAGCAGGAACGCAAGACG TATCTCATGGAggccaagaaggcccagcagagttTGGAGAGCACCTACAAGCAGCTCGACAGT AGTAAAAAGCGGTTTGAGAGGGAATGGAGAGAAGCGGAGCGTGCAGCACAGTACGCAGAGAAGACTGATCAAGACATCAATGCCACAAAGGCGGATGTTGAAAAA GCCAAACAACAGGCTCATATGAGAGCACATGTAGCGGAGGAGTGTAAGAACGACTACGCTGCTCAGCTTCAGAAATACAACAAGGAGCAGAACCAGTTCTATTTTAGTGATATGCCACTCATTTTCAAT AAATTACAGGATCTGGATGAGAGGCGAGTACGGAAGTTGGCGCAAGGCTACATCTTGTTCTCAGACACAGAGAAGCATGTGATGCCTATCATTGGCAAGTGCCTGGAAGGCATTACTAAAGCTGGCACTAATGTTAATGAGAGAAAT GACTCCATGGTCGTAATAGAGCAGAACAAATCAGGCTTTGAACGTCCTGGAGATGTAGAGTTTGAAGACTACAGTCAAGGGATCAACCGTGCCTCATCTGACAGTAGCCTGGGCACACCTAAAGGCCCCATGGATCTTCTGGGAAAGAACAAGAGCAAAAACTTCTGGCTTTTCAGCAAGAGGAGTAAG aaGTTTACTCCAGAGAGAATCACG CCTACGGTGACCGAGGACTTCACCCATCTTCCACCAGAGCAACGCAGGAAGAGGTTACAGCAGAAACTAGATGAAATTTGCAAAGAGTTGCAAAAGGAAGTAGATCAGag cGAGGCCCTGGGGAAGATGAAAGATGTTTATGAGAAAAATCCTCAAATGGGAGACCCTGCTAGTCTGGCATCCCAAATCAGTCAGACATCACAAAATATAGAGCGGCTCAGAGGAGAGCTCAACAAGTATGAG ACATGGCTGGCGGAGGCAGGAGGTCGAGGGGACACAGTGCGCTATAAAACTCACACCTTCAACAACAACGGAGCTCATGATGGACTCAG CCCTGATGGCGCTCAGTCCGACGAAAGCACACCTGATCCTTCCCAGGCCATTTACGCTGAGTTTGATGATGACTTTGAGGACGAGGAGCTAACTGCTCCTATTGGGAAATGCACAGCCATGTACAACTTCCCTG GTGCCAGTGAAGGGACCATCTCTATGCAGGAGGGGGAGGTGCTGGCCGTGGTAGAGGAGGACAAAGGGGATGGCTGGACCCGTGTCCGTAGGAGCAATGGGGATGAAGGCTACATACCTACATCTTATGTCACCATCTGTCTAAATAAATGA
- the trip10a gene encoding cdc42-interacting protein 4 homolog isoform X4 produces the protein MDWGTELWDQYDIIEKHTQSGLELVEKYVKFVKERTEIEQNYAKQLRNLSKKYNLKRSSKDEPECRFSSYQSFLDILNEMNDYAGQRELIAENMMMSICIDLTKYLQELKQERKTYLMEAKKAQQSLESTYKQLDSSKKRFEREWREAERAAQYAEKTDQDINATKADVEKAKQQAHMRAHVAEECKNDYAAQLQKYNKEQNQFYFSDMPLIFNKLQDLDERRVRKLAQGYILFSDTEKHVMPIIGKCLEGITKAGTNVNERNDSMVVIEQNKSGFERPGDVEFEDYSQGINRASSDSSLGTPKGPMDLLGKNKSKNFWLFSKRSKPTVTEDFTHLPPEQRRKRLQQKLDEICKELQKEVDQSEALGKMKDVYEKNPQMGDPASLASQISQTSQNIERLRGELNKYETWLAEAGGRGDTVRYKTHTFNNNGAHDGLSPDGAQSDESTPDPSQAIYAEFDDDFEDEELTAPIGKCTAMYNFPGASEGTISMQEGEVLAVVEEDKGDGWTRVRRSNGDEGYIPTSYVTICLNK, from the exons GACCAATATGACATCATTGAGAAGCACACACAGTCTGGCCTGGAGCTGGTGGAGAAGTATGTAAAATTTGTGAAGGAGAGGACAGAGATTGAGCAAAACTATGCCAAACAACTGAG GAACCTTTCCAAGAAATATAACCTAAAACGAAGCAGCAAAGATGAACCAGAGTGCAG GTTTTCCAGCTACCAGTCTTTCTTGGACATCCTGAATGAGATGAACGACTACGCAGGGCAGAGAGAGCTCATTGCTGAGAACATGATGATGAGCATTTGCATCGATCTCACCAAGTACCTGCAAGAGCTCAAGCAGGAACGCAAGACG TATCTCATGGAggccaagaaggcccagcagagttTGGAGAGCACCTACAAGCAGCTCGACAGT AGTAAAAAGCGGTTTGAGAGGGAATGGAGAGAAGCGGAGCGTGCAGCACAGTACGCAGAGAAGACTGATCAAGACATCAATGCCACAAAGGCGGATGTTGAAAAA GCCAAACAACAGGCTCATATGAGAGCACATGTAGCGGAGGAGTGTAAGAACGACTACGCTGCTCAGCTTCAGAAATACAACAAGGAGCAGAACCAGTTCTATTTTAGTGATATGCCACTCATTTTCAAT AAATTACAGGATCTGGATGAGAGGCGAGTACGGAAGTTGGCGCAAGGCTACATCTTGTTCTCAGACACAGAGAAGCATGTGATGCCTATCATTGGCAAGTGCCTGGAAGGCATTACTAAAGCTGGCACTAATGTTAATGAGAGAAAT GACTCCATGGTCGTAATAGAGCAGAACAAATCAGGCTTTGAACGTCCTGGAGATGTAGAGTTTGAAGACTACAGTCAAGGGATCAACCGTGCCTCATCTGACAGTAGCCTGGGCACACCTAAAGGCCCCATGGATCTTCTGGGAAAGAACAAGAGCAAAAACTTCTGGCTTTTCAGCAAGAGGAGTAAG CCTACGGTGACCGAGGACTTCACCCATCTTCCACCAGAGCAACGCAGGAAGAGGTTACAGCAGAAACTAGATGAAATTTGCAAAGAGTTGCAAAAGGAAGTAGATCAGag cGAGGCCCTGGGGAAGATGAAAGATGTTTATGAGAAAAATCCTCAAATGGGAGACCCTGCTAGTCTGGCATCCCAAATCAGTCAGACATCACAAAATATAGAGCGGCTCAGAGGAGAGCTCAACAAGTATGAG ACATGGCTGGCGGAGGCAGGAGGTCGAGGGGACACAGTGCGCTATAAAACTCACACCTTCAACAACAACGGAGCTCATGATGGACTCAG CCCTGATGGCGCTCAGTCCGACGAAAGCACACCTGATCCTTCCCAGGCCATTTACGCTGAGTTTGATGATGACTTTGAGGACGAGGAGCTAACTGCTCCTATTGGGAAATGCACAGCCATGTACAACTTCCCTG GTGCCAGTGAAGGGACCATCTCTATGCAGGAGGGGGAGGTGCTGGCCGTGGTAGAGGAGGACAAAGGGGATGGCTGGACCCGTGTCCGTAGGAGCAATGGGGATGAAGGCTACATACCTACATCTTATGTCACCATCTGTCTAAATAAATGA
- the trip10a gene encoding cdc42-interacting protein 4 homolog isoform X1 — protein sequence MDWGTELWDQYDIIEKHTQSGLELVEKYVKFVKERTEIEQNYAKQLRNLSKKYNLKRSSKDEPECRFSSYQSFLDILNEMNDYAGQRELIAENMMMSICIDLTKYLQELKQERKTYLMEAKKAQQSLESTYKQLDSSKKRFEREWREAERAAQYAEKTDQDINATKADVEKAKQQAHMRAHVAEECKNDYAAQLQKYNKEQNQFYFSDMPLIFNKLQDLDERRVRKLAQGYILFSDTEKHVMPIIGKCLEGITKAGTNVNERNDSMVVIEQNKSGFERPGDVEFEDYSQGINRASSDSSLGTPKGPMDLLGKNKSKNFWLFSKRSKLSPSTLPPFSTPPAPSPANGPPSPKFGRDPLSYCLKEINKTVKPRISSFRTLRRSKFTPERITPTVTEDFTHLPPEQRRKRLQQKLDEICKELQKEVDQSEALGKMKDVYEKNPQMGDPASLASQISQTSQNIERLRGELNKYETWLAEAGGRGDTVRYKTHTFNNNGAHDGLSPDGAQSDESTPDPSQAIYAEFDDDFEDEELTAPIGKCTAMYNFPGASEGTISMQEGEVLAVVEEDKGDGWTRVRRSNGDEGYIPTSYVTICLNK from the exons GACCAATATGACATCATTGAGAAGCACACACAGTCTGGCCTGGAGCTGGTGGAGAAGTATGTAAAATTTGTGAAGGAGAGGACAGAGATTGAGCAAAACTATGCCAAACAACTGAG GAACCTTTCCAAGAAATATAACCTAAAACGAAGCAGCAAAGATGAACCAGAGTGCAG GTTTTCCAGCTACCAGTCTTTCTTGGACATCCTGAATGAGATGAACGACTACGCAGGGCAGAGAGAGCTCATTGCTGAGAACATGATGATGAGCATTTGCATCGATCTCACCAAGTACCTGCAAGAGCTCAAGCAGGAACGCAAGACG TATCTCATGGAggccaagaaggcccagcagagttTGGAGAGCACCTACAAGCAGCTCGACAGT AGTAAAAAGCGGTTTGAGAGGGAATGGAGAGAAGCGGAGCGTGCAGCACAGTACGCAGAGAAGACTGATCAAGACATCAATGCCACAAAGGCGGATGTTGAAAAA GCCAAACAACAGGCTCATATGAGAGCACATGTAGCGGAGGAGTGTAAGAACGACTACGCTGCTCAGCTTCAGAAATACAACAAGGAGCAGAACCAGTTCTATTTTAGTGATATGCCACTCATTTTCAAT AAATTACAGGATCTGGATGAGAGGCGAGTACGGAAGTTGGCGCAAGGCTACATCTTGTTCTCAGACACAGAGAAGCATGTGATGCCTATCATTGGCAAGTGCCTGGAAGGCATTACTAAAGCTGGCACTAATGTTAATGAGAGAAAT GACTCCATGGTCGTAATAGAGCAGAACAAATCAGGCTTTGAACGTCCTGGAGATGTAGAGTTTGAAGACTACAGTCAAGGGATCAACCGTGCCTCATCTGACAGTAGCCTGGGCACACCTAAAGGCCCCATGGATCTTCTGGGAAAGAACAAGAGCAAAAACTTCTGGCTTTTCAGCAAGAGGAGTAAG CTCTCTCCCTCCACGCTCCCACCTTTCTCCACACCCCCCGCCCCCTCGCCCGCTAACGGACCCCCTTCCCCCAAGTTTGGCCGGGACCCCCTGTCGTACTGTTTGAAGGAGATCAATAAGACAGTCAAACCCAGAATCTCTTCCTTCCGGACACTCAGGAGATCG aaGTTTACTCCAGAGAGAATCACG CCTACGGTGACCGAGGACTTCACCCATCTTCCACCAGAGCAACGCAGGAAGAGGTTACAGCAGAAACTAGATGAAATTTGCAAAGAGTTGCAAAAGGAAGTAGATCAGag cGAGGCCCTGGGGAAGATGAAAGATGTTTATGAGAAAAATCCTCAAATGGGAGACCCTGCTAGTCTGGCATCCCAAATCAGTCAGACATCACAAAATATAGAGCGGCTCAGAGGAGAGCTCAACAAGTATGAG ACATGGCTGGCGGAGGCAGGAGGTCGAGGGGACACAGTGCGCTATAAAACTCACACCTTCAACAACAACGGAGCTCATGATGGACTCAG CCCTGATGGCGCTCAGTCCGACGAAAGCACACCTGATCCTTCCCAGGCCATTTACGCTGAGTTTGATGATGACTTTGAGGACGAGGAGCTAACTGCTCCTATTGGGAAATGCACAGCCATGTACAACTTCCCTG GTGCCAGTGAAGGGACCATCTCTATGCAGGAGGGGGAGGTGCTGGCCGTGGTAGAGGAGGACAAAGGGGATGGCTGGACCCGTGTCCGTAGGAGCAATGGGGATGAAGGCTACATACCTACATCTTATGTCACCATCTGTCTAAATAAATGA